Proteins co-encoded in one Uloborus diversus isolate 005 chromosome 9, Udiv.v.3.1, whole genome shotgun sequence genomic window:
- the LOC129229568 gene encoding endonuclease III-like protein 1 isoform X2: MLIASKVLLTLKSRSIISRETFLHCINMLTNVRTLRARSQVKPEAQNFQNGSFKKTEINAQVFNSSAIQVRKKSTNKKDLKTNIDDVNNAESVNVSDKIQSSEIEGTSIVAKGDIASKLEKKSSRKRSGNRKIKTELNENATESVPTSCEISIKSEPLDDTVSNKEQPVVEILKSSRKRSIKTESEPFDIKINICDTEGTDNVYMDSSGAPISATKSPRKRRQVKSETNVVKSEKEAKTIKREVADIEDAAWEPDNWKEVWENILKMRKMYVAPVDSLGCEECPDKGVTPEVHRYQTLISVMLSSQTRDEVTFAATQRLIEHGLTVDNILKTPDEKIGKLIYPAGFWKSKIQYIKRTTQILKDQYGSDIPRTFKELCKLPGVGPKMANIVMSVGWNDTVGIAVDTHVHQISNRLGWVKKPTKEPEQTRKALESWLPKDLWKDGSFHLVGFGQTICKPVNPKCHQCFNVQLCPFGKSQSKLCKTKK, encoded by the exons ATGCTGATTGCATCTAAAGTACTTCTCACCTTGAAATCTAGAAGTATTATCTCTCGAGAAACATTTTTGCATTGCATAAATATGTTGACCAATGTACGAACCCTCAGAGCAAGATCCCAGGTTAAACCTGAAGCTCagaattttcaaaatggaagttttaaaaaaactgaaattaatgcACAAGTTTTTAATTCATCTGCAATTCAAGTGAGGAAGAAGTCAACAAATAAAAAGGATTTGAAGACCAATATTGACGACGTCAATAACGCAGAATCAGTAAATGTGAGTGATAAAATTCAAAGCTCTGAAATCGAAGGTACTAGCATAGTGGCTAAAGGAGATATTGCTTCAAAActcgaaaaaaaatcatcaaggaAAAGAAGTGGAAATAGAAAGATAAAAACTGAATTGAATGAGAATGCAACAGAATCAGTACCAACAAGCTGTGAGATAAGTATTAAAAGTGAACCACTTGATGATACTGTTTCAAACAAAGAACAACCcgttgttgaaattttaaaaagttcaaggAAAAGAAGTATCAAAACTGAAAGCGAACCGTTTGATATTAAGATAAATATTTGTGATACAGAAGGCACAGACAATGTTTATATGGATTCTTCAGGCGCTCCTATTTCCGCCACTAAATCTCCGAGGAAAAGGCGACAAGTCAAAAGTGAGACAAATGTCGTTAAGAGTGAGAAGGAAGCCAAGACAATAAAACGAGAAGTTGCAGACATTGAAGATGCTGCTTGGGAGCCTGATAACTGGAAGGAAGTCTGGGAGAACATTTTGAAGATGAGAAAAATGTATGTTGCACCAGTGGATAGTTTAGGCTGTGAGGAGTGCCCCGATAAAGGAGTGACACCAGAA GTTCATCGTTATCAGACGCTGATTTCTGTGATGTTGTCTAGCCAGACAAGAGATGAAGTGACTTTTGCGGCAACTCAGCGTCTGATAGAACATGGTTTGACTGTGGATAATATTCTGAAGACTcctgatgaaaaaattggaaaattgatcTACCCGGCAGGTTTTTGGAAA tcgAAAATCCAATACATCAAACGAACAACGCAGATTCTCAAAGACCAGTATGGCAGCGACATTCCTCGAACTTTTAAGGAGTTGTGTAAGCTGCCCGGCGTGGGGCCAAAAATGGCCAACATAGTGATGAGTGTGGGCTGGAATGATACGGTTGGCATCGCGGTCGATACGCACGTACACCAGATTTCCAACAGGTTGGGTTGGGTGAAGAAGCCAACCAAAGAGCCTGAACAAACAAGGAAAGCTTTAGAAAGCTGGCTTCCAAA